A part of Helicobacter fennelliae genomic DNA contains:
- the fliR gene encoding flagellar biosynthetic protein FliR → MELLGYLTDGNVTTFLLLLLRFSSILAFFPFFDSQLVPVSVRAALAFFLTIMFLPIAHSSAVITNLPDLLIAAFMEIALGFMASLVLQIVFNALALAGDSISFSVGMTMASAYDPSSGNTKPIITQVITFLAIVVALALDFHHLIFQFIAYTLQVLPLGEVRFSPNFMTYIIKAFGGMFALGFAMAFPVLGIILLSDIVFGMIMKTHSQFNLFSFGFPLKIGIALSVIILIISGIMYHFKTDLYEAFKALSQIF, encoded by the coding sequence ATGGAATTATTAGGTTATCTCACAGATGGCAATGTAACGACTTTTTTGCTGTTGCTTTTGCGCTTTAGTTCTATTTTGGCGTTTTTTCCATTTTTTGATTCGCAGCTTGTGCCGGTTTCTGTGCGTGCAGCTTTGGCGTTTTTTTTGACGATTATGTTTCTTCCGATAGCGCATTCTTCGGCAGTTATTACTAATTTGCCTGATTTGCTTATCGCTGCTTTTATGGAGATAGCACTTGGGTTTATGGCATCTTTGGTGCTTCAGATTGTCTTTAATGCACTTGCGCTCGCAGGCGATAGCATAAGCTTTTCTGTGGGAATGACTATGGCAAGTGCGTATGATCCTTCAAGTGGTAATACAAAGCCTATCATCACGCAAGTGATTACATTTTTGGCAATTGTTGTGGCGTTGGCACTTGATTTTCATCATCTTATTTTTCAATTCATCGCCTATACGCTTCAAGTTTTGCCACTAGGCGAAGTGAGATTCTCGCCAAATTTTATGACTTATATTATCAAGGCATTTGGCGGAATGTTTGCACTTGGCTTTGCTATGGCTTTTCCTGTGCTTGGTATTATACTTTTGAGTGATATTGTGTTTGGAATGATTATGAAAACACACTCACAATTTAATCTTTTTTCTTTTGGATTTCCGCTCAAAATCGGCATAGCTTTAAGTGTGATTATTTTGATTATTTCGGGCATTATGTATCATTTCAAAACGGATTTATATGAGGCATTCAAAGCACTTTCACAGATTTTTTAG